GCGCTTGCGTTTTTTAATCGATCCGTTTTGATTGAGCCTCTGCTTTTGAGACGAGCTCTGAAATTGTGGCAAATGTATAACCCTTGTTCTTTAAGCCGGGTAGGATTGTGCGTAGAGCTTCTTCTGTTTGTTTAACAGAGTCTGAAGCATGAAGTACAATGATGTCTCCGCCTTTTGTATCCTTCATTACGTGATCAACAATCTTCTGAGTGCCAGGGTTTCGCCAGTCTTCTGGATTCACACTCCATTGAACCACTTGATAGCCAAGCTGCTCAGCGAGCTTTAAGACATCGTCGTTAAATTTCCCGCTTGGAGGACGGAGATATTCAATGTCCGTTAATCCAATCTTATCAAACACACCTTTTGCATAGAGGAGGTCTTTCTTTACTTGGGCTGGTTCTTGGTCGATATAACTCTTATATCGATATCCCATCATGCCGATTTCATGTTGGTCTTCTTGGATTGCCTGTAGAATTTCAGGGTGACGCTCAGCCCACTCCCCGCTTACAAAGAATGTAGCCTTTGCGTCATGTTTCTTCAATGTTTCAAGAATAGGGAAAACCTCTTCTTGCCCCCAGCTAATATTGAAAGTAAGAGAAACTTCATCTTCATTTTCCCCACTGCTTACTAAAGCTCGTGGCCCCTTATCAGTCGAAAATACAGAAAATGCGCTGTCTTTTTCTGCCCATACAAAGATTGCAGAAAAGAGTGCAGCCACCACTATGACACTCCATCGCTTCCACTTATTCAATTTCAAACTATAAAAGTGTGACACAATTCCCCCTCCTAGACGTGGACTTGCTTTATTGTATGAGACGCTCTGTCCAATCATGACAAGCATTCACGACATAGAATTGGATAGAATTGGGCAGAATGAAGTGTAGTAGTTATGGAGGTGTTGCTATGTTAGGGTTCATGCTCAACGACTATGA
This DNA window, taken from Pontibacillus halophilus JSM 076056 = DSM 19796, encodes the following:
- the pdaB gene encoding polysaccharide deacetylase family sporulation protein PdaB produces the protein MSHFYSLKLNKWKRWSVIVVAALFSAIFVWAEKDSAFSVFSTDKGPRALVSSGENEDEVSLTFNISWGQEEVFPILETLKKHDAKATFFVSGEWAERHPEILQAIQEDQHEIGMMGYRYKSYIDQEPAQVKKDLLYAKGVFDKIGLTDIEYLRPPSGKFNDDVLKLAEQLGYQVVQWSVNPEDWRNPGTQKIVDHVMKDTKGGDIIVLHASDSVKQTEEALRTILPGLKNKGYTFATISELVSKAEAQSKRID